A region of the Oceaniferula marina genome:
AAAGAAATGCCGCCAAGCATGAGGCTCGGGCAAACGCGCGTATGGCCTTAATGATAGCGATAGGTGATTTACAGAAATATGCTGGGCCTGACCAGAGGGTGACGGCGACAGCAGGGATTCTGGATACCGACCCGCAATCCGCTGAAGTCGATGGAATACGTCACCCCAACTGGGTGGGGGTTTGGCGAACAGATGGCTTAAAGAAAGAAGATCAGGATACCGCTATTATTGTGGCAGACCCGGACCGTGACCATCAGGCCTTGATTGACCGACGAGAGGATGCCGGATATGACCGTGAAAGTGAGGTCTTGTCGTGGCTGGTCAGTGGTGAGGACTCGGATCCAAAGCAATCTGCCGGTAATAATGAGATGGTTCGTCTATACGCTGTGGATAATCTACCTGTTGGTGTGAGTCCGGATGCAGTTGATGTTTACGCGGAGAGGGTGAGAGTGATGGGAGATTCATCTGTTGGCGGGGCGGCACTGAAGGGGCATTATGCGTATTGGGTCAGTGATGAGGGAACCAAGGCCAAGATGAATATTGGGGATGTGTATGCTGGGAAAAACCCGGATAAAAATGATCCTTCGGATGGTGGTTATTTCAAGTATTTGACTGCCCAAAGAAACGATTTTACACAAATTTTTGCGGACTATGATCAAGTGGCCCCTGATGAAATTTTTAAGATGATGACTGGCTCTCAAGCCAGTTTGTTGGATATGGGAGTGCCCGAGGGGTATAGCGATGCCTCGAGTGCGATGGATGTGTTACGTCACGACATTACCACCTATTCGTCCTCGCTTTTGGTTAATGTAGCTGAAGGAGGACTGAAAAAAGATCTAACCGCATATTTGGAGAGTTCAGGAACGGTTCCGACGCTTGGCACCATGCCAGGTGTAAGTGATGAGCTTGGTTTGATTGGACATGTGGACAAGCGGGAGACGATTGGCCCAAAGTATGGTGCATTGCGTTCGTGGTATGCTTTGAAGGAGGATGTGTCTGGGGGATTAGGGAGTCGGAGTGTGAGTATGACCACGCCCAATGTCATGCCTGGTGGTCCGGCCATATATCATTCCGGAGGGGTCGACCCTACCAAATTTACGAAGCAACCGATCCACCCGGTTTTGAAGGAGGCTGTTTATTACGTGAGCCACGCGTATGATTCCAACCCGACATCAAGGAAAGTGTATGAGTTTATCTACCCGCGTGTAGTGCTCTGGAACCCATACAACGTAACTTTGAATGCTGACGAAATGTATGTCTTGATGGATATGCGTTTGACCTTATATGTGAAATACAGGTTTCGTGACAGCTCGGGGGCGTGGATTGAGAAGTCGTTTGATACCTGGTTGGCTTTTGGGGGGCTCAATGCCAATACCAGAGCGTTTACAATTCCAGCCACTAGTTTTAAACCTGGAGAGGCTCTTGTGTTTACGGCCATGCCGACTGGGTCGATGTTGAAGGGAAAGGCCGTGCCCTTTAGTGACCCTCGTTCCAATCTGCGCGGCAATCGATTGAGTGCATCTCATGCGCCGTCTGAATTGCATTGCTTTTACAACGAAAAAGGCACCTTGCCCGTTGGGACAGACATGTCTTCGGTTAGTTTGCGATATGGTGGAATTTTTTGGAATGGGACCAAGCCGACTCAAAGTGTATATTTGTTCGGAGCGAATGAGGGAGGAACCCCAACAGTAAATAATCTGGGGACTTCTGCATTCCCAACGTTGCAGCAAATACATTTGGATAATTACTCCCGGGAAAATAATGGTCGATGGCTACCGACGTATTACCCTTACTCCACTTATGATCTGGATGAGTTATTGAGTGGGGGTGTTTCACCGGATACCTTGAATGCATTCGGGCTGAGGTTCCGTCATATTTACGAGAGCCATTCCAACAGGGCCAATGGTGTGCTGCTGGATGAACCATGGTACTCAGCTCCCATTATCCATAATAATATCAGGGCTGGCCGGGTTCATCGCTGGAGCCGCGACAATTTTTTTGGACAGCGTTATGCTGGTGGTGCGGTGGATGCCAATTACAGTGGCCCTGCAGCTCATTTGTATAGCTACGGTCCACTTGCCCAATGTAGGCAGTGGCCGGAATGGAATGATTCGGAAGTAGCTCCTCACTTTAACGATGGGCGCTACAGGTCTGCGGTTTTTACAGATTCTTCTTTCGGGGGAAGCTCCCATGTTTACCCCTTGTTTGATTTGCCACATAAAGATGTTCCACTTTTTTCTCTGGCGTCACTGCAACATGTGCAGCTAACCCCATACCTTTGGCATCCGAGCTACGCGATTGGTAACTCCTTTGCTCCCCCGTATAACGATTTGGGTGTAACAGCTCAAAGCTGGAATGAGGAGCGTGACGAGTGGGGGGATAAATTGAGGCAGTTGCAGCCCGGAGTGAATGATTTCGTGCATCAACTGAACAGCTCCAACGATAACACCCAAGTGTATGACCTATCTTATGAGGTGAATCATTCAATCTGGGACAAATTCTTTTTGTCGTCAATACCTCGGAATAAATCCCACCATGGATGGGGAGGAGGCAATGAGTGGAGTGAGGATGTGCCGATTCCAAATTCAAGGTATCATGTGGTTTCATCTTATTCGGATGCTGGAAGTTATGATGAACTAACCGATTATCATAAATCGGCCAAGGGCTTGATTGTGGATGGAGCCTTGAATGTAAACTCTACCAGTGTGCTTGCTTGGGAGTCGTTTTTACGTGCATTTAACGGGATTGGAGCTCCTGTTCGCTCTGGACCTGAGGGATCATCAGATGGTCATTCTTTTTCTAGGTTTATGCTTCCTGAATCGAGAGATGTGATACCAGCCGATATTAGTGAATCCGGTTTGTGGGGGGGATATCGGCGATTATCTGATGATGATATTCGCCGCTTAGCTGAGGAGATCGTTATCGACGTCAAGAAGCGCGGCCCGTTTATCAGCATGGCGGATTTTGTAAATCGTCGATTGCTGCAGACCGAAACATCATTTCGCCATCCAGAAATTGCTTATGCCGGGGCTCTCCAATCCGCCATCAATCGCGCTGGGCTCAATGATGCCCTGCAAGGGGATCCTGCCTCAGAGTTTACTATGCCTGACCCGGATAAGGCAAAAACCTATCAATATGGTGCGGAGTATTGGGGTGGCCCGATTCGTACGCCTAAACCCCAGCAGTATGATACTTTTGAGTATCAGCCTAAAAGTGGAAGTAAGCTCACGATATCGGAGGCTGCGGGAGCATCAGGGTATTTGATGCAGGGGGATATTTTGCAAAAAGTAGGGGCCGCACTGTCTGCTCGCTCGGATACTTTTGTGGTTAGGGCATACGGAGACTCAGTGGATGCACGGGGGCAGGTCTTAGCTCGAGCCTGGTGCGAAGCTGTGGTTCAGAGGACCGTTGAACCGATCCACCCGGATCAGGATTCGGCAGGTTTGAATCCAGTCAAAGGAGATAGCCGAGATTTGGGTCGACGCTTCAAGGTGATTTCTTTCAGGTGGTTGACGTCCGATGAAGTCTAATGAGAGTCAGGAGATGTGATGATGGCAAATAAACAATTGAAATTGAATCAGCTTTCTATGATGAAGTTTTGTGCAGCAGGCATCGTCGGGTTTGCTCTGCTTTTAGGGGGAGGCTTTTCCTTTGGTCAGGACGGAGAAGATGACGAGGAACGTTCGGAAAAGCGCAAGGAGCTTCCTTATGTTGATGTTTTTGTGATACCCGTTGGCCCTGTTCCCTTGGCCCGATTCGGCAAGGTGAAGTCTCCTCCGAAACCTCAAAATGGCAAACAGGCTGGAGATCAGGGAAGTTCAGAGGGGGCATCGCCCAAGGAAAATGAAAAGGCTTTACCAAGTGGACCCAAAGGGTTTGTCGTCTTGCAGAGGGACGCCAGTGAGTATCCGCCACGAGCGTTGTATTTAAAACAGGGTGATAAATTTGCTGTGCTACCCTGTGCTCAGAATAGCATCGGTACACCTGTTCGGGTTCCTCTCAAGAGCAGTAATCTGGAATTCTATGAACGGCAGGTAAACTCCGAAGGCAAGCATGTCTATAAAAAATATCACAGTCACCGATGGAACCCTGAGCAGAAACGGTTGTTAGTGACGATTACCAAACCTTTGGCCAGCAAGTATTGGACGAAACCACAAATCAAAATCTATGATCTTTCTCCTGAACTGGTCAAAGGGAAACCTTTGCTCGTGGTGAATGCAGGGCAAGAGCGTGTGGTTGGATTAACGATGGGCGGTCAAGCAAAGCGCCTCAAGCCATTTGCTAAAACTTCGTTAAGTAGTGACAAAGAGGTGTTGTCGTTCAAGATGGGAGTTCTGACCAAAACAAATAAACTGCATGCACCACAACAGCTGACTGTCCCCAACCGACGGAATGAGCAGATGTTGATACTGGCATTTCCTTGTTCGTCCGAGGAATCGTTTCGAGGCTTGAAAATGATCCGCGGCCGCATCATGCCTGATCAATATCGTAAGGTTGATCTGCTGGATACCAAACGAGGTGCGTGAGGGCTTCACTTTTTGTAACGAGCTACAACAAAGTTTTCCAACCTTAAAAAAATACCCCCTGATGTAAAGCATGGTTGAGGTTAGCGAGACCATCGCTTTAAATGCGAGGTGTGTTTTTCGTAGAGCCTTGATATGCGGAGGTAGCGTTTGAGGCGTCGTTGTATTTTTTTTCCTTCGTCTGCGTGCTTGCGCTTGATGGTCGCGGACAATCTTCAGAAGGGTTTTGTAGTCATATTACAATTTAAAGCCGATCATCATCTTTTTTTTGTCGCGATGATCCTATCTTTCGTCTTGATAATAGGTAGGATTGATGAGGATCCGAGATTGGGTGGCTGCAAGTGCTGCGCAGGACCGAAGCTGCAAACCATATACAAAAGACACAAATGAAAAAAATATTACTTAAAACCCTACTGTTCGCTGCTGGGGCGTCGGGCGTATCAGCTACCACTACACTGGCAACGTATATTGACGGCGCAGACTATGCAGACACCAACACGCCGGCAGCCTCATCTGATGCGAGTATTACGGCGTCGGTGATGAGCTTTGAGAGCCTGAGCGGAGGGTTCGGAGGACCTGTGCGTGACACATTTGGAGATGTCCCAGTAGGAGGTGCCGGAGATAGTTCTTTTTGGTATATTATAAACGCCAACCAGGATTTAAGCTCTGATCCTGGAGCTGCGTCTGCGGTTGCATCTGATTATTTTGGTTTTATGGTCACCGTCGATGCCGGTTCTGCCATCAATGCCACAGCTCTTACCTTTGATTGGGGGATTGGCAATAATGATGGGACCGTTACAGGGGCGATTCTAGGTTGGCGTGCCTTTGCCAGTGTCGATGGCGGAGCCTTCACTTCAGTCGGTACAAGTGAAGTGACCACAGACGTTGTTACTAAAACCTGGCTGGGGCAAACGTCAGCCAATCTCGATCTCGCCGGGTTGGCGACAACCGGTGACGGCGGAAATATCGAAATAAGAATTCAACAGTGGACCTCAAGCTCCTCCGGCGGTTTGCATAACTCTTATCAAAACCTGACTATTCATGGAGATATCCAAGCGGTGCCAGAACCATCCTCGGCAGCTCTTCTCGGTCTTGGGGGATTGGCATTGATCATGCGTCGCCGAAAGTAAGGTAAACGATTTATCCTTTGATCAATGATGAGGGGGGCTGCCACTGAGGTTGCTCCCCTCATTTTTTTTAAAGCCATTAGGGCACCTATCTAGGCCCGTCTGACCTGGCCAAATGATGGGCATCTTCGAAGATATCGGAGAAGCCCATTTTTTATGACATTGTTATGCCCAGCACAAAATGCAAAAATTATTGCTTCCAAGAAACCCATGCCTGTAATATGACGATCACGATCTTCGTAGAAACTTTCAGCACTTTGAGAAGTCACTTTTTCTCTTATTCCGCTGTTTGTAACCAGAAACCACAAGTCATGATCCGAACATCTTTTTTAAAACTGGCCATCGCTACCCTGAGCCTCACTTCAGCGATGGCGGCCGAACATCACGTTCAACTCGAAACCAGCGACAGCGATCGTGACATCATAGCCAAGGCAGCCTCACTCACTCCGAGCCGAGCTCAGCTTTTACACCATCAAGACGAGTTCAATGGCTTCATCCACTTTGGCCCCAACACCTTCACCGGAGTCGAATGGGGAAATGGAAAAGAAGATACCAAGGCTTTTAACCCACCTGAAGTTGATACCGACCAGTGGTGCCGGATCATGAAAGCTGCGGGAATGCGTAAAGTCGTCATCACCGCCAAACACCACGACGGCTACTGCACCTGGCAAACCCGCTATAACAAAGACTTCTCCATTCACCAGTCCCCATGGAAAAACGGCAAAGGTGATGTGCTAAAAAAACTCTCCGACTCCTGCAAAAAACACGGCCTTAAACTCGGAGTCTACCTCTCCCCCGCCGACCTCTATCAGATCGAAAACGCCTCCGGACTTTACGGCAATCTAAGTAAGTATCAGGACAGCATGATCCCCACCGATCCGGCCAGCTTCAAAA
Encoded here:
- a CDS encoding PEP-CTERM sorting domain-containing protein (PEP-CTERM proteins occur, often in large numbers, in the proteomes of bacteria that also encode an exosortase, a predicted intramembrane cysteine proteinase. The presence of a PEP-CTERM domain at a protein's C-terminus predicts cleavage within the sorting domain, followed by covalent anchoring to some some component of the (usually Gram-negative) cell surface. Many PEP-CTERM proteins exhibit an unusual sequence composition that includes large numbers of potential glycosylation sites. Expression of one such protein has been shown restore the ability of a bacterium to form floc, a type of biofilm.), which translates into the protein MKKILLKTLLFAAGASGVSATTTLATYIDGADYADTNTPAASSDASITASVMSFESLSGGFGGPVRDTFGDVPVGGAGDSSFWYIINANQDLSSDPGAASAVASDYFGFMVTVDAGSAINATALTFDWGIGNNDGTVTGAILGWRAFASVDGGAFTSVGTSEVTTDVVTKTWLGQTSANLDLAGLATTGDGGNIEIRIQQWTSSSSGGLHNSYQNLTIHGDIQAVPEPSSAALLGLGGLALIMRRRK